From Pseudoalteromonas piratica:
GATATGACATAAATATGGGTTTTTGATGACAATACCAAGACTAAGTTCAGGTTAATTTGGCAAAAACGAATCAACCGAACAATTTCTGTCCATACTTAGCTTTGAAAATGGGTATAATGACGGAAAATTTCATATAGGGCTGTTTATGCTGAGCTATCGCCACTCGTTTCATGCGGGAAATCCTGCAGATGTAATAAAACATTTGGTATTAATTGAAACGATCTCTTACCTAACTAAAAAAGACAAACCGCTTGAATATATTGATACGCACTCTGGTGTTGGCGTTTATCGCTTGGCCACAGCTGAAGCGCAAAAAACACAAGAATACCTAGAGGGCATCGCAAAGTTATGGCAGTACCAAGGTGATAATGATGCAATCAAGCGATATGTAGCCAAAGTAAAACAGTTTAATCAGGGCGAACTTGAGATTTATCCTGGTTCACCTATGGTAGCTGATAGCCTGTTACGTGAAAACGACAAGCGTTGGTTGTTTGAATTGCACCCAAAAGATAGCGAGAGCCTAAAACATAATATGGCGGAGCTAAGCCGTCGTCGCAAACAGACCTTTGTAAGAAAAGAGAATGGCTTTAAAGGGGTGCTTGGTCTTTTACCACCACAGGCAAAACGAGGTTGTGTCTTAATTGATCCCCCTTATGAAATCAAATCAGATTACGAACAAGTTGTTAAAACAGTCAAAAAAGCAGTTGAGAGATTTAATAGCGGCACCATTATGATTTGGTACCCTGTTGTGTCACGAGAGCGCATAGATGCCATGGAGGCAGGGTTAATTGCTTCGGGCATCCGTAATATTCAATTATTTGAATTAGCAACCCAGGCTGATACTGATGAGCATGGTATGACTGCATCTGGCATGATAGTAATAAATCCGCCATGGACATTGAAACAAACGATGGATGAATGTTTACCTGAACTCGTATCATTATTGTCAAGCGAAGGTGGTTTTTACCGAAGCGAACAGTTAGTAGAAGAATAAAGGAAAGCCGCTCTGAGAGCGGCTTTATCATTTTAATTGCGGGGTGTTAATTAAAATAAACTGCTTTAAAGTGGGCAACTTGGTTTTTTGATTCATCGAATAACTGTAATGTTTCACCTTGGATTTTGTATTCAAAGGTATCATTAAGTGCTTGATGCATCTTCATTTCTAAGTCATTAGCAGTGCCATGACACATCATCATTGTGGATGCCATGCCGTTAAAACGAAGACCGAATTGTTTCGAAGTGTAGCCGCCCATAAAATTATTACAACCAGCAAAGCCTTTCACCTTACCGTCGGCTTTTAATTGCACAAATAATTCACGTGCTCCTTCAGGCGTATTAACTTGCTCACCATTAAGCGTTATTGCTTTCCAATAGGTATTGGTTAAAGGGACATTCGGTTTTACCGATGGCATGATTTTAGTCATTTTTACCTTTAAAGGGGTATCAGAGTTCGCGAAAGGGCTATTAGATTGCGTTGAGCTATAAAGTAACTTACCGTCTTTTCGAATTTGTGCACGTACATTGTAGCGCATGTTTTCTTTGATTAATGCGTTATCATAATCAAGTGAAACTTGATATGGTGGAGCACTGTTTAGTGTAATTACCTTACTGCTAATCACTGTTGAGGCAACGTCCATTTTAGATACATCTTCAAGTGTCACTGTTAATTCAGAATTAGCAGGCAGCATGCTGCGATCTAAGTAGTACACTTCTGTTTGTAATGTACTCATCACTTTTTCTTCTGGTGCTGTTTGGCAGCCTAATAATGTGACAGAGGCAGTTGCCATCAATGAACATAAAAGCAATGGCTTGGCAAAACGATTCATAGTAGTTCCTTTATTTTGAGTGATTGCGAAAGTATTTAACGTGACAGCAAGTTTACGCTCTGTTTATTAACTTACGCTTAATTTAAATTAAAATCACTTATTGTTAGAAAAGGAAGCGAGTTGGGATGCTTGAAACTAGTGTGAATGGTATTTTAGTAAAATTAAGTAAAAAGCCAGCATTTAGCTGGCTTTTATTAACGTGATTATTTCACTTCTTTGCCTGCTGCTTGTAAGTCTGCATGGTAGCTTGAACGAACAAATGGGCCACATGCTGCATGACTAAAGCCAATCTCATCGGCATAGTCTTTTAGTGCATCAAACTCTGCTGGTGGCACGTAACGTTTTACTGGTAAGTGGTGCTTTGACGGTTGCAAATACTGACCAACAGTTAACATGTCAACGTTATGTTCGCGTAAATCGCGCAGTACTTCTTCAATTTCACTGATTTCTTCACCTAAGCCAACCATTAAGCCAGACTTAGTTTTTACATTTGGGTGCGCTTCTTTAAAGCGACGCAGTAATTCCAATGACCACTTGTAATCCGCACCAGGGCGCGCAAGTTTATAAAGGCGAGGTGCAGTTTCTAAGTTGTGATTAAATACATCAGGTGGTGTATCAATTAAAATCTCGAGGGCTTTTTCCATGCGACCACGGAAATCCGGCACTAAAATTTCAATGGTGATGCCAGGATTGTGCTTACGAATTTCACGAATACAATCAGCGAAGTGTTGTGCTCCACCGTCACGTAAATCATCACGGTCAACTGAGGTGATAACAACGTAGCTTAGCTTCATATCTTTGATAGTAAGCGCCAGTTTTTCTGGTTCTTCAGCATCCGGTTTTAATGGACGACCGTGTGCCACGTCGCAAAATGGACAACGACGAGTACAAATTGCACCCAGAATCATAAATGTTGCTGTGCCGTGGTTAAAACACTCTGAAAGGTTAGGGCATGATGCTTCTTCACACACAGAGTGAAGGCCATGTTTACGCATGGCGCTTTTAATACCATCGATGCGCTCGCTTGATTTAGGCAGGCGGATCTTCAGCCATTCAGGCTTACGTAGCATTTCTTCTTTTTCAGTTGGCATTACCTTGACGGGGATAAGTGCCATTTTTTCAGCATCACGGAGTTTAACACCCGGTTGCATTTTTACAGGTTTAGTCATTGATTAAAAACCTACTACTTGCTCATATTCAGTATTACCTAGTCGCTTGACTAAGTGCTTAACCAGCCCATCTGACGCTTCTGCAAGCGTTTGCGGACCATTTATCTGTTTGGTTTGAAGCATTTCCATGCCGGCATAACCGCATGGATTGATACGTAAGAAAGGTTCCATATCCATATCAATGTTTAATGCAAGACCATGAAAAGAACAACCGCGTCTCACACGAAGACCTAGTGAGGCGATTTTTTTGTCATCTACATAAACGCCTGGGGCATCCGCTTTCGCATAGGCATTTATACCAAAGTCTTTCAGTGTATCGATTACTGTTTCTTCAAGCCACGTAACTAATTCACGCACGCCAATTTTCAGCCGACGCAAATTAAACAGTACATACAGTACTTGTTGACCGGGGCCGTGATAGGTAACTTGTCCACCACGATCAACTTTAACCACCGGAATATCGCCAGTCATTAATAAGTGTTCTTCTTTACCTGCTTGGCCTTGTGTAAACACTGGGTTGTGTTCCACTAACCAAATCTCATCAGCAGCCTCATCGTCACGGGTATCTGTGTAGTGTTGCATTGCTTGCCATACAGGTTCGTAATCTTGACGGTTAAGCTGGCGAACGATCAATTTAGGCATGTGTGTTGGCCTTATAGTACGTAGCGTACGTCTGCAATTGAGCCAAGCTCAGTATAAATTGATTCGATGTGTTCTTTGCTAGTGACGGTTGCAACCAGACTTACCGACTCATAGTTTCCTTTACTGCTCGCTTTGGTTTTTGGAGCGTAGTCGCCAGGGGCTAATTTTTGCATCACAGCTAAAACTTGCGAAGTTAGGTCGACGTTTGCAAGACCCATTACCTTAAAAGTAAAGGGACAAGGAAACTCTAAAAACTCGTCAAATTTTGTATTTTTAACTGGATTAACCACATTTCACCTCAGTAACTATAGGGTTATTACGACCATTTAGCTGGTCATAAGAAAATGCCCGCTAGTCTAACATAAATTCAAAAAAACGCTTATTAATAATGTTTATCTGTGTTTAAGCACTTGTTTATCTTTTTAGGTATTTTAGACCATGAAAAGCAGTTGCTAGAATTCACAAAAAAAGCGCCAATTGGCGCTTTTTTTCGAGTTTGAAGGACTAGTTACTGATTTGCAGACGAATATAGTCATAAATCTTGCTGAAGAAACTACCTTCGTTAATTTCTTCTAACGTGACCAGTGGATATTGTGCAATATCTTCACCATCAAGTTGTAAGAACAAGGTACCCACTTTTACACCTTTCTCAATAGGTGCCTCAAGTGTTTGATCAAGTTCAAAATTAGCTTTAAGGTTTTTCATTTGACCACGTGGAATAGTGATAGGCGTATCTTCTAAAATACCCAGCGATACTGTTTCTTTGTGGCCCATCCAAATACGCTGCTCGGCAAAGCTATCACCCGCTTTATATGGTGTTACTGTTTCAAAAAAGCGGAAACCATAGTTGAGTAATTTACGGCTTTCCGTTGCACGTGAGCGTTCGCTTTTAGTACCCATCACAACAGAAACTAAACGCATATTGCCTTTCTTCGCTGAAGTAACAAGACTGTAGCCAGCTTCACTCGTGTGACCTGTTTTAATGCCATCAACGTTTAGGTTTTCATCCCATAACAGCGAGTTACGGTTATATTGTTTAATGCCGTTGTAAGTGAAAGATTTTTCTGCGTAGAGAGCATACTCAGCAGGCACATCACGGATAAGCGCTACACCCAAAGTCGCCATATCTCGCGGAGTCGTGTAATGCTCATTGGTGTCTAGACCATGGCTGTTGATGAAGCGTGTATTGGTCATACCGAGCTTTTGTGCATGGGCATTCATTAAATCAGCAAACGCTGCTTCACTTCCAGCGATATGCTCAGCCATTGCAACACATGCGTCATTACCTGATTGAATAATAATACCGCGATTCAGGTCTTCAACCGTAACTTGCTTACCAACTTCAATGAACATTTTTGAAGAATCTGGGAAATTTTTTGCCCACGCTTTTTCACTAATGGTTACTTCGTCATCAAGAGAAATGTTGCCGTTTTCAACTTCAAGACCAATCACATAACTGGTCATCATTTTAGTCAAACTAGCTGGAGCGAGTTTTGTATCCGCTTCACCTTCAGCGATTACTTTACCGGTCGTAAAGTCTACTAAAAAATAGCCTTTCGCATTGATTTGAGGTGGAGCAGGGATGATTTGTGCTTGCACAGTAAAGCACGATGCGGCTGCGATTGCCGCAATAACTGTTTGTTTAATTCGATTCATTGGCTTTTTGGGTCAATTGTCTTAGTTTTGGGTATTTTTGGTTAATTATCCTAAAGCAATCACTCACTGTAAAGCATGAATGCATTTTGGTGATTGTTCGCTTTAATTTTATCCAGTAATTGTTTTGCCACTTGCGCGTCTTCAATTGGACCGAGGCGAAGGCGATAAATTCCATCTTTTTTTACAATTTTGCTATCTACTTGATATTCTGAGGTGAGTGCTTTTGCAAGCACACCTAACTGCTCCACACTTTGAGCCGCAGCAATTTGAATATACGCATTATGGTGGTTTGTTTGCGGCAGTAAGGCTTCTATTTTTACTTTCGCTGTACCTTGGCGATGATAGCCTAGCTTATATGCAGCTGCATAAGATAAGTCAATGATACGATCATCATGAAATGGGCCGCGATCATTCACTCTCACTATCGCTGAGTTACCATTTTCTAAATTTGTGACTCTCACAAAGCTTGGTAAGGGTAATGTTTTATGGGCTGCGGTCATCGCAAACATATCGTAAGTTTCACCATTGGATGTATCGTGACCGTGAAACTTTCTACCGTACCAAGAGGCAATACCGGTTTCTGTAAATCCCGCCTCACTGTGCAAAGGGGTATAGCGCTTTCCGTGAACAACATAGGGGCGGCTAGCTGAAACGCTTGTCTTTTCAGAGGTCACAGTGACATCACGCATTTCCTCTGGGTAGGGCGCGCGTATCGGTGCCGCATCATGACGCATACTGTAACGCCCAGAAGGAGCACAGGCTGTAAGGAAAACTAAAATAAGTAAAAGTAGTAGGTGTTTCATTGTGTTATTTCACCAAAATACGCTTATGGGTTGCAATAGACATAATAATACCGAACCCTGCAAGCAGGGTTACCATGGACGTACCGCCATAGCTGATAAGGGGAAGGGGAACCCCTACTACAGGTAATAATCCTGATACCATTCCAATATTTACGAAAACATAAACAAAGAAAGTCAGGGTGATACTCGCAGCTAATAATTTGCCAAATGCATCTTGTGCGCTGACAGCAATATACAAGCCTCGAGCAATGATAAATAAATACAGACTGAGTAAGATTGTGACCCCAATCAGGCCAAACTCTTCACTGAGTACCGAGAAAATAAAATCGGTATGGCGCTCAGGTAGAAATTCTAGTTGTGATTGGGTGCCGTGGGTCCAACCTTTACCTTCAATACCACCAGAGCCAATGGCTATTTTTGACTGAATAATGTGGTAGCCCGCGCCAAGTGGATCACTTTCAGGATCGAGCATAGTGAGTACACGGGTTTTTTGATAATCATGCATACCATAATGCCAAAAACCATATATAGCAGCAGGTGCAACGGCAAGTGCACTGAGAATTAAGCGCCAATGTAAACCGGCAAAGAAAAGTACAAATAGACCTGAACTGGCTATTAAGATTGAGGTGCCCAGATCCGGCTGTTTCATAATCAACCGTGTTGGAATGGCCACAATCAATAAGCCAATAGCGAGGTGTCGGTACTTAGGTGGCAAGTGGTAGCGACTGATGTACCATGCAACCATAATCGGCATCGCTAACTTCATAATTTCCGATGGTTGGAAGCGAATACCAATATTGAGCCAGCGCTGCGCCCCTTTACTGGAGACACCAAAAAATATTACCGCTACAAGTAAAGCAACACCCACTAGATATATCGGCAGTGCCCAACGCCGCATATTACTCGGCGAAACCTGTGCAAGTGCAAACATCACAACTAAACCTAAGCCAATGCGCGTAATTTGGCGGATAACCAAATCAATATTTTGACCACCGGCACTATAAACAACGACCAAACTACCCGCCATCAAAGCCAAGATGGCAATTAACAAAGGCCAGTCAAGATGGAGTTTATCCCATATGGATTTATTATGGTTTAAGGCCTTCACGGTTTACCTACCAGCGATTCAGGTTTATTTGAAAAATAGTAATCCATTAATGTGCGGGCAATAGGTGCCCCGACAGTAGAGCCGCCACCCGTATTCTCTACCGCAACAGCGACAACAATTTCTGGCTTTTCGTAAGGGGCAAAACCAACATACATGGCATTATCGCGGTGACGTTCATCGAGTTTCTCAGCATCATAACGTTCACCTTGGGCAATACTTTTTACTTGTGCCGTGCCTGTTTTACCGCCAGCAGTGTATTGTGCACCAACAAATGCTTTATGAGCTGTACCATTGCTAAGGTGAACGGTATTGTACATCGCACGAAGTGCAATATCCCAGTTTGCCTCGTCTTTTAATTCAATGGGCGGCTTTTCGTCACGGGAGATAATTTGAACGTGATCGCTCAGCTTAGTCGCCGACACTAAATGAGGTTGATAACGTTTTCCCTTATTAACCATAATGCTCATTGAATTGGCAATTTGCATTGGGGTAGCTGTCCAATAGCCTTGACCAATTGAAATATTGGGGGTGTCGCCTGGATACCAAGGTAATTTATACGTTACTTCTTTCCATTCTCGTGACGGTAAGTTAGCGGTTTTTTCTTCATAGATATCAATGCCAGTAAGTTGGCCAAAGCCAAATTGGTACATAAATGCACTGATTTTATCGATGCCTAGGCGGTATCCAACTTCATAAAAGTAA
This genomic window contains:
- a CDS encoding 23S rRNA (adenine(2030)-N(6))-methyltransferase RlmJ, with the protein product MLSYRHSFHAGNPADVIKHLVLIETISYLTKKDKPLEYIDTHSGVGVYRLATAEAQKTQEYLEGIAKLWQYQGDNDAIKRYVAKVKQFNQGELEIYPGSPMVADSLLRENDKRWLFELHPKDSESLKHNMAELSRRRKQTFVRKENGFKGVLGLLPPQAKRGCVLIDPPYEIKSDYEQVVKTVKKAVERFNSGTIMIWYPVVSRERIDAMEAGLIASGIRNIQLFELATQADTDEHGMTASGMIVINPPWTLKQTMDECLPELVSLLSSEGGFYRSEQLVEE
- a CDS encoding META domain-containing protein, which codes for MNRFAKPLLLCSLMATASVTLLGCQTAPEEKVMSTLQTEVYYLDRSMLPANSELTVTLEDVSKMDVASTVISSKVITLNSAPPYQVSLDYDNALIKENMRYNVRAQIRKDGKLLYSSTQSNSPFANSDTPLKVKMTKIMPSVKPNVPLTNTYWKAITLNGEQVNTPEGARELFVQLKADGKVKGFAGCNNFMGGYTSKQFGLRFNGMASTMMMCHGTANDLEMKMHQALNDTFEYKIQGETLQLFDESKNQVAHFKAVYFN
- the lipA gene encoding lipoyl synthase, coding for MTKPVKMQPGVKLRDAEKMALIPVKVMPTEKEEMLRKPEWLKIRLPKSSERIDGIKSAMRKHGLHSVCEEASCPNLSECFNHGTATFMILGAICTRRCPFCDVAHGRPLKPDAEEPEKLALTIKDMKLSYVVITSVDRDDLRDGGAQHFADCIREIRKHNPGITIEILVPDFRGRMEKALEILIDTPPDVFNHNLETAPRLYKLARPGADYKWSLELLRRFKEAHPNVKTKSGLMVGLGEEISEIEEVLRDLREHNVDMLTVGQYLQPSKHHLPVKRYVPPAEFDALKDYADEIGFSHAACGPFVRSSYHADLQAAGKEVK
- the lipB gene encoding lipoyl(octanoyl) transferase LipB; protein product: MPKLIVRQLNRQDYEPVWQAMQHYTDTRDDEAADEIWLVEHNPVFTQGQAGKEEHLLMTGDIPVVKVDRGGQVTYHGPGQQVLYVLFNLRRLKIGVRELVTWLEETVIDTLKDFGINAYAKADAPGVYVDDKKIASLGLRVRRGCSFHGLALNIDMDMEPFLRINPCGYAGMEMLQTKQINGPQTLAEASDGLVKHLVKRLGNTEYEQVVGF
- the ybeD gene encoding DUF493 family protein YbeD — its product is MVNPVKNTKFDEFLEFPCPFTFKVMGLANVDLTSQVLAVMQKLAPGDYAPKTKASSKGNYESVSLVATVTSKEHIESIYTELGSIADVRYVL
- a CDS encoding serine hydrolase, which gives rise to MNRIKQTVIAAIAAASCFTVQAQIIPAPPQINAKGYFLVDFTTGKVIAEGEADTKLAPASLTKMMTSYVIGLEVENGNISLDDEVTISEKAWAKNFPDSSKMFIEVGKQVTVEDLNRGIIIQSGNDACVAMAEHIAGSEAAFADLMNAHAQKLGMTNTRFINSHGLDTNEHYTTPRDMATLGVALIRDVPAEYALYAEKSFTYNGIKQYNRNSLLWDENLNVDGIKTGHTSEAGYSLVTSAKKGNMRLVSVVMGTKSERSRATESRKLLNYGFRFFETVTPYKAGDSFAEQRIWMGHKETVSLGILEDTPITIPRGQMKNLKANFELDQTLEAPIEKGVKVGTLFLQLDGEDIAQYPLVTLEEINEGSFFSKIYDYIRLQISN
- a CDS encoding septal ring lytic transglycosylase RlpA family protein; translation: MKHLLLLLILVFLTACAPSGRYSMRHDAAPIRAPYPEEMRDVTVTSEKTSVSASRPYVVHGKRYTPLHSEAGFTETGIASWYGRKFHGHDTSNGETYDMFAMTAAHKTLPLPSFVRVTNLENGNSAIVRVNDRGPFHDDRIIDLSYAAAYKLGYHRQGTAKVKIEALLPQTNHHNAYIQIAAAQSVEQLGVLAKALTSEYQVDSKIVKKDGIYRLRLGPIEDAQVAKQLLDKIKANNHQNAFMLYSE
- the rodA gene encoding rod shape-determining protein RodA; translation: MKALNHNKSIWDKLHLDWPLLIAILALMAGSLVVVYSAGGQNIDLVIRQITRIGLGLVVMFALAQVSPSNMRRWALPIYLVGVALLVAVIFFGVSSKGAQRWLNIGIRFQPSEIMKLAMPIMVAWYISRYHLPPKYRHLAIGLLIVAIPTRLIMKQPDLGTSILIASSGLFVLFFAGLHWRLILSALAVAPAAIYGFWHYGMHDYQKTRVLTMLDPESDPLGAGYHIIQSKIAIGSGGIEGKGWTHGTQSQLEFLPERHTDFIFSVLSEEFGLIGVTILLSLYLFIIARGLYIAVSAQDAFGKLLAASITLTFFVYVFVNIGMVSGLLPVVGVPLPLISYGGTSMVTLLAGFGIIMSIATHKRILVK